One genomic window of Leptospira paudalimensis includes the following:
- a CDS encoding type II secretion system F family protein, translating into MPLYTYVAFNKKGKEEKNIIDAVNLQAARNKLKAKGLYVRSIQEDREKEERELFPFLSKLLYRIPRKEVGLFCKQLGTLIGAGIPLDKCLLSIIDQVENIYFKKVLIEMRADITEGSSLSESMKKHKTVFPDQYPSLISVGESTGNYENTLHRLAELEEKSSELKSKVQVAMIYPMIMGLLSLGVSIFLLVVVIPQIEQLFASFDAKLPLLTRAVIFLSYVLTNYWYFILGLISFSFLGFLKWKSSPEGKKVWDKFLLGLPVIGTLLRKILVSNFARNLSILLLNRVPLIVSLNIVSDVVGHTVFKEEIDAAIIKIKEGGKLSDSLQGSQVLPQMVLGMLSAGEASDKVPEMMNKLSEIYESEVDTAIKSLTQSLEPMMIIVMGGIIFTIMAAIMTPMYKLTQEIQGM; encoded by the coding sequence ATGCCACTTTATACATACGTTGCCTTTAATAAAAAGGGAAAAGAAGAAAAGAACATCATTGATGCTGTCAATTTACAAGCAGCACGTAATAAACTAAAAGCAAAAGGCCTGTATGTTCGTTCCATCCAAGAAGACCGCGAAAAGGAAGAACGAGAATTATTTCCTTTTTTATCCAAACTACTTTATCGAATTCCAAGAAAAGAGGTGGGACTTTTTTGTAAACAATTGGGAACTCTGATTGGAGCAGGAATTCCACTCGATAAGTGTTTGTTATCCATCATTGACCAAGTTGAAAATATCTATTTCAAAAAAGTTTTGATTGAGATGCGGGCGGATATCACGGAAGGGTCAAGCCTTTCAGAGTCGATGAAAAAACACAAAACTGTGTTTCCCGACCAATATCCCAGTTTGATTTCTGTTGGTGAGTCCACTGGAAATTACGAAAACACCTTGCACCGGTTAGCGGAATTGGAAGAAAAATCTTCTGAATTAAAATCGAAAGTGCAAGTGGCAATGATTTATCCGATGATTATGGGTCTACTATCACTTGGTGTATCGATCTTTTTACTTGTTGTTGTGATTCCCCAAATCGAACAATTATTTGCATCCTTTGATGCAAAACTTCCACTTCTCACACGAGCTGTGATCTTTTTATCCTATGTCTTAACCAATTATTGGTATTTTATTTTGGGTCTGATTTCGTTTAGTTTTCTTGGATTTTTGAAGTGGAAAAGTTCTCCAGAGGGAAAAAAAGTTTGGGATAAGTTTTTACTGGGACTACCTGTAATTGGAACCTTACTCCGGAAAATCTTAGTATCCAATTTTGCTCGAAATCTGTCTATTTTACTCCTAAATCGAGTTCCCTTAATTGTTTCACTGAATATTGTATCGGATGTGGTTGGGCATACGGTTTTTAAAGAAGAGATTGATGCAGCGATCATCAAAATCAAAGAAGGTGGAAAATTATCTGATTCCTTACAAGGTTCACAAGTGCTTCCGCAAATGGTTCTCGGGATGCTCAGTGCTGGGGAGGCTTCTGATAAGGTTCCGGAAATGATGAACAAACTCTCAGAAATCTACGAATCTGAGGTTGATACAGCAATAAAATCTTTGACCCAATCCTTAGAACCCATGATGATCATTGTAATGGGTGGAATTATTTTTACCATTATGGCGGCGATTATGACGCCAATGTATAAACTAACTCAAGAAATCCAGGGGATGTAG